One Streptomyces sp. NBC_00223 genomic window carries:
- a CDS encoding T3SS effector HopA1 family protein, producing the protein MTAPQTQPRLAAGLAEALATVRVDEAGTTARVGEREVTADSARDLRRELGSVLYEEWHAGIDRRDGSRRGPHRDRPYEQRLIAATPHTTSTAKAVVRSEPRPGPAGEVVLAEIDRVRVDLPLSALPAGPVPAVGTAVEVALPAVRPALSPGFLLLDGPFGHSVHRQDVLRVYLHVEDADAAPLLWNTTLTQLAARSVRYRAKVISRPWSFPRRDAIVVYLGAEDTDEAVLLAEAVRALPGLGRATSRFVRALAPGVAVAWEPRDARTGWDRMSFGQHRAAAVAHGVMRGAAGGDLTDLVARALLDARVDPADPAMNVDSPALPSPTRTPSPIPA; encoded by the coding sequence ATGACGGCACCACAGACGCAACCCCGGCTCGCGGCGGGCCTCGCCGAGGCGCTGGCCACCGTACGGGTCGACGAGGCCGGCACCACCGCCCGCGTCGGCGAGCGCGAGGTGACCGCGGACTCCGCGCGGGACCTGCGGCGCGAACTCGGCTCCGTGCTCTACGAGGAGTGGCACGCCGGCATCGACCGCCGGGACGGCAGCAGGCGCGGTCCGCACCGCGACCGGCCGTACGAGCAGCGGCTGATCGCCGCTACCCCGCACACCACGTCCACGGCGAAGGCCGTGGTCCGCTCCGAGCCGCGGCCCGGTCCTGCCGGTGAGGTGGTGCTCGCCGAGATCGACCGGGTCCGGGTCGACCTGCCGCTGTCGGCGCTGCCGGCCGGTCCCGTACCCGCCGTGGGCACGGCCGTCGAGGTCGCGCTGCCCGCGGTACGGCCCGCGCTGTCGCCCGGATTCCTGCTGCTCGACGGGCCGTTCGGGCACAGCGTGCACCGGCAGGACGTGCTGCGCGTGTACCTCCACGTCGAGGACGCCGACGCCGCGCCGCTGCTGTGGAACACGACGCTGACGCAGCTCGCCGCGCGGTCGGTCCGCTACCGGGCCAAGGTCATCTCCCGCCCGTGGTCCTTCCCGCGCAGGGACGCCATCGTGGTCTACCTGGGCGCGGAGGACACGGACGAGGCGGTGCTGCTCGCCGAGGCGGTACGCGCGCTGCCCGGTCTGGGCCGGGCCACCTCCCGCTTCGTCCGCGCGCTCGCCCCCGGCGTCGCGGTCGCGTGGGAGCCGCGGGACGCCCGTACGGGCTGGGACCGGATGAGCTTCGGCCAGCACAGGGCGGCGGCGGTGGCGCACGGCGTGATGCGGGGCGCCGCGGGCGGCGACCTTACGGACCTGGTGGCGCGCGCGCTGCTCGACGCCCGGGTGGACCCGGCGGACCCCGCGATGAACGTCGACTCCCCCGCCCTCCCCTCCCCAACGCGAACCCCGTCCCCGATCCCCGCCTGA
- a CDS encoding class I SAM-dependent methyltransferase — MAGISYDRDTAEQYRLAREIPRDGLTAWRTAIEAAAGLAPGMTVLDVGAGTGGFAGALRDWFGVRVLAVEPAAAMRDLIPAEPGIEALDGRAEALPVADGCADAAWLGSVLHHIGDLTAAAHELRRALRPQAPVLIRNIFPGRADNDLRVRFFPETARGIADYASVEQVCAAFAPAGFTRVSLAAVPQESAANLGQYADRLRRDADSKLRALSDEEFARGTARLRAADPDAPATSWMDLLVLR, encoded by the coding sequence ATGGCAGGCATCTCGTACGACCGTGACACCGCCGAGCAGTACCGGCTCGCCCGGGAGATCCCGCGTGACGGGCTCACGGCGTGGCGTACGGCGATCGAGGCTGCCGCCGGGCTCGCGCCGGGCATGACCGTGCTCGACGTCGGCGCGGGCACCGGGGGGTTCGCGGGGGCGCTGCGCGACTGGTTCGGCGTCCGGGTGCTCGCGGTCGAGCCCGCGGCGGCGATGCGCGACCTGATCCCGGCGGAGCCCGGCATCGAGGCGCTGGACGGCCGCGCCGAGGCGCTGCCCGTCGCCGACGGCTGCGCGGACGCGGCCTGGCTCGGCTCGGTCCTGCACCACATCGGCGACCTCACGGCCGCGGCCCACGAACTGCGCAGGGCGCTCCGGCCGCAGGCCCCCGTGCTGATCCGCAACATCTTCCCCGGCCGGGCCGACAACGACCTGCGGGTGCGGTTCTTCCCCGAGACCGCCCGGGGCATCGCCGACTACGCGAGCGTCGAGCAGGTCTGCGCGGCCTTCGCGCCGGCCGGATTCACCCGGGTGAGCCTGGCCGCCGTACCGCAGGAGAGCGCCGCGAACCTCGGGCAGTACGCGGACCGGCTGCGCCGGGACGCCGACTCCAAGCTGCGGGCGCTGAGCGACGAGGAGTTCGCGCGCGGCACGGCCCGGCTGCGGGCGGCCGACCCGGACGCGCCCGCGACGAGCTGGATGGACCTGCTGGTGCTGCGCTGA
- a CDS encoding ABC transporter ATP-binding protein: protein MPRFPGGPAEGPIREEFRRRRFQAALAFVLILAAAGSSLWVPMSVKQVVQDLGSHKSPVWSVITLGLLALGGAMAGAWSSFLLGRIGEYAILETRGRVVRHAMSMRLLDVRRIGAGQLAARVTTDAAQLRSMVDVGVTALPVSALISVVSLVLMGLLDWVLLLIVVVTFLVAGAAIAVFVRNVRKGLTEQQEALGSLAQAFTAALGSLSTIKANRAETSAARAVTAEAETATHAAISADRAQVFISPLMGLGQQIAIIGVVAGSGARLASGALAPADFVAFLMYLFQLIAPLTTVASGLGRVQAGLSASGRIRELLGMPVENPGPDHEPPAVAGAPALRLRGLTGGYDGEPVLHGVTLTVPARGLTALVGPSGAGKSTVLTMVERLLEPTSGSVELHGVPLDRWPLTALRSRISYVDQSFTLLDGTVRENLTLGLRTAAGGDVPDDALLDALAMVGMDLVVRALPDGLDTRVGGASDLSGGQRQRLALARALLSDADVVLLDEPSSQLDGVNEQLLRKAVDRLAADRAVVVVAHRLSTVQHADQIVFVQDGEVLGAGPHFELLRECEGYRSLVSGQNGTGAGSSAEAEAPAALIPATPEPVPAGR from the coding sequence ATGCCCCGATTCCCCGGAGGCCCCGCGGAAGGGCCGATCCGCGAAGAGTTCCGCCGCCGCCGCTTCCAGGCGGCCCTCGCCTTCGTACTGATCCTGGCCGCCGCGGGCTCCTCGCTGTGGGTGCCGATGTCCGTCAAGCAGGTCGTCCAGGACCTCGGTAGCCACAAGTCCCCGGTCTGGTCGGTGATCACCCTCGGTCTGCTCGCGCTCGGCGGGGCGATGGCCGGCGCCTGGTCGTCCTTCCTGCTCGGCCGGATCGGCGAGTACGCGATCCTGGAGACCCGCGGCCGCGTGGTCAGGCACGCCATGTCGATGCGGCTGCTGGACGTACGGCGGATCGGGGCGGGCCAGTTGGCGGCCCGGGTCACCACGGACGCGGCGCAGCTGCGGTCGATGGTCGACGTCGGCGTCACCGCGCTGCCGGTGTCCGCGCTGATCTCGGTCGTCTCGCTGGTGCTGATGGGCCTGCTGGACTGGGTGCTGCTGCTGATCGTGGTCGTCACGTTCCTGGTCGCGGGCGCGGCGATCGCCGTCTTCGTGCGCAACGTCCGCAAGGGTCTGACCGAGCAGCAGGAGGCGCTGGGCTCGCTGGCCCAGGCGTTCACCGCCGCCCTGGGGTCGCTGTCGACGATCAAGGCGAACCGCGCCGAGACGAGCGCGGCCCGCGCGGTGACCGCCGAGGCGGAGACCGCCACGCACGCGGCGATCTCCGCCGACCGGGCGCAGGTGTTCATCAGCCCGCTGATGGGCCTCGGGCAGCAGATCGCGATCATCGGGGTGGTCGCGGGCAGCGGCGCCCGGCTGGCCTCGGGGGCGCTGGCGCCCGCGGACTTCGTGGCCTTCCTGATGTATCTGTTCCAGCTGATCGCCCCGCTGACCACGGTGGCCTCCGGACTCGGCCGGGTGCAGGCGGGTCTGTCCGCCTCGGGCCGTATCCGCGAACTGCTGGGCATGCCGGTCGAGAATCCGGGCCCGGACCACGAGCCGCCCGCCGTCGCGGGCGCGCCCGCGCTGCGGCTGCGCGGTCTGACCGGCGGGTACGACGGCGAGCCGGTGCTGCACGGTGTGACGCTGACCGTCCCGGCCCGCGGTCTGACCGCGCTGGTCGGCCCGTCGGGCGCGGGCAAGTCCACCGTACTGACCATGGTCGAGCGGCTGCTCGAACCCACCTCCGGCAGCGTGGAGTTGCACGGCGTCCCGCTCGACCGGTGGCCGCTGACCGCGCTGCGCAGCCGGATCTCGTACGTCGACCAGTCGTTCACCCTGCTGGACGGCACGGTCAGGGAGAACCTCACGCTCGGCCTGCGGACGGCGGCCGGCGGGGACGTGCCGGACGACGCGCTGCTGGACGCGCTCGCCATGGTCGGCATGGACCTGGTGGTACGCGCGCTGCCGGACGGCCTGGACACGCGGGTCGGCGGGGCGAGCGACCTGTCGGGCGGCCAGCGGCAGCGTCTCGCGCTGGCCCGGGCGCTGCTGTCGGACGCGGACGTGGTGCTGCTGGACGAGCCGTCCTCGCAACTGGACGGCGTCAACGAGCAGTTGCTGCGCAAGGCGGTGGACCGGCTGGCCGCCGACCGGGCGGTCGTGGTGGTGGCCCACCGGCTGTCGACCGTGCAGCACGCGGACCAGATCGTCTTCGTCCAGGACGGCGAAGTCCTGGGCGCCGGGCCGCACTTCGAGCTGCTGCGGGAGTGCGAGGGCTACCGCTCGCTGGTCAGCGGGCAGAACGGTACGGGCGCGGGCTCGTCCGCCGAGGCCGAGGCGCCCGCAGCCCTCATTCCGGCGACGCCGGAGCCCGTACCGGCCGGGCGCTGA
- the lxmK gene encoding class V lanthionine synthetase subunit LxmK: protein MAATLSAEADTPVRGIDPVPLDEVPEVAAAMERLGLGRFAADGGLTGVMGRNDNWAGRTESGREVFVKRIGGEGPHARARFDRLCAFEAALAGTTPSGWRAPVFLGGDRDALVLAFERLEGGRAGHHVAEDGEFDAVLARRAGRAVAEVHELAVRRESMEELRGAGLPGHIRALTLQDYAGSSFAELEAWALIHHDKGLNRALAALRERSDAASRVPSHCDLRLDQFLLVGEELYLTDWEEFRLADPAHDVGGLVGEWLFRAASRMFTTADSADADSVGDAHGSIVRGGEDELTAVRPLITAFWQGYREVRPAADHDPGDPGFAERVVAFAGWHLFDRMLAGAMFGPKLTGMERGVAGVGRGALLSPERFVETIGLVEE, encoded by the coding sequence ATGGCAGCGACTCTTTCGGCGGAGGCCGACACACCCGTACGGGGCATCGACCCCGTTCCACTCGATGAGGTTCCCGAGGTTGCCGCGGCGATGGAGCGGCTGGGCCTCGGACGGTTCGCGGCGGACGGCGGGTTGACCGGCGTCATGGGCCGCAACGACAACTGGGCCGGCCGTACCGAGAGCGGCCGCGAGGTGTTCGTCAAGCGGATCGGCGGCGAGGGCCCGCACGCCCGGGCCCGCTTCGACCGGCTGTGCGCCTTCGAGGCGGCGCTCGCGGGGACCACACCGAGCGGCTGGCGGGCCCCGGTCTTCCTCGGCGGCGACCGGGACGCCCTGGTACTGGCCTTCGAGCGCCTGGAAGGCGGCCGCGCGGGCCACCACGTGGCCGAGGACGGCGAGTTCGACGCAGTACTCGCCCGCCGGGCCGGCCGCGCGGTCGCCGAGGTGCACGAACTGGCCGTACGCCGGGAGTCGATGGAGGAGCTGCGCGGCGCGGGCCTGCCCGGCCACATCAGGGCGCTGACCCTCCAGGACTACGCGGGCAGCAGCTTCGCCGAGTTGGAGGCGTGGGCGCTGATCCACCACGACAAGGGGCTGAACCGGGCGCTGGCCGCGCTACGGGAGCGCTCCGACGCGGCCTCGCGGGTGCCGAGCCACTGCGATCTGCGGCTCGACCAATTCCTGCTCGTCGGCGAGGAGTTGTACCTCACGGACTGGGAGGAGTTCCGGCTCGCGGACCCCGCGCACGACGTGGGCGGCCTCGTCGGCGAGTGGCTTTTCCGCGCGGCGAGCCGGATGTTCACCACCGCGGACTCCGCTGACGCGGACTCCGTCGGGGACGCGCACGGCAGCATCGTGCGGGGCGGCGAGGACGAACTGACCGCCGTACGGCCGCTGATCACCGCCTTCTGGCAGGGCTACCGCGAGGTGCGCCCGGCCGCGGACCACGATCCGGGCGACCCCGGATTCGCCGAGCGGGTGGTCGCCTTCGCGGGCTGGCACCTGTTCGACCGCATGCTCGCCGGGGCGATGTTCGGCCCCAAACTCACCGGCATGGAACGCGGGGTGGCCGGCGTCGGCCGTGGCGCCCTGCTCAGCCCGGAGCGCTTCGTGGAGACGATCGGTCTGGTGGAGGAGTGA
- a CDS encoding C40 family peptidase → MASHRKPRTHILSSAAPRAAVGITAAALASVTLLSESATAAPAKPSQPSISEVKQQVDDLNEQAEIATQHYDQAKEKTEKQREKANQLLTQVAQKTQKMNETRRVLGQFAAAQYRDGGLDQTTQLLLSDNPEQFFQQSHLMDRVSATQEQALEDFKIQQEQASIQRAQATASLNELTTAQNKLATEKKNLQTKLAAAQKLLNSLNAEQRAKLAAMHPKVAPVSSSSSSSSSSSSSASNASYTYNGPASGRAAAAIAFAMAQRGKPYRSTGTGPDSYDCSGLTQAAYHAAGITIGRTTWDQVKDGTAVSQSELRPGDLVFFYSGISHVGIYIGNGQIVHAPHTGAVVEVGQMSWMPFAAARRIA, encoded by the coding sequence TTGGCGTCGCACCGCAAGCCGCGCACCCACATACTCTCCTCGGCCGCTCCGCGTGCCGCCGTGGGTATCACCGCCGCGGCCCTCGCCTCGGTCACCCTGCTCAGCGAGAGCGCCACTGCCGCGCCGGCCAAGCCCTCGCAGCCCTCGATCTCCGAGGTGAAGCAGCAGGTCGACGACCTCAACGAGCAGGCCGAGATCGCGACACAGCACTACGACCAGGCCAAGGAGAAGACCGAGAAGCAGCGGGAGAAGGCCAACCAGCTGCTCACCCAGGTCGCCCAGAAGACCCAGAAGATGAACGAGACGCGGCGGGTGCTCGGCCAGTTCGCCGCCGCCCAGTACCGCGACGGCGGCCTGGACCAGACGACCCAGCTGCTGCTCTCCGACAACCCGGAGCAGTTCTTCCAGCAGTCGCACCTGATGGACCGGGTCTCCGCCACGCAGGAACAGGCGCTGGAGGACTTCAAGATCCAGCAGGAGCAGGCGTCCATCCAGCGTGCCCAGGCCACCGCGAGCCTGAACGAGCTGACCACCGCGCAGAACAAGCTCGCCACCGAGAAGAAGAACCTCCAGACCAAGCTGGCCGCCGCGCAGAAGCTGCTCAACAGCCTCAACGCCGAACAGCGCGCCAAGCTCGCCGCGATGCACCCGAAGGTGGCGCCGGTCTCGTCGTCGTCCTCTTCTTCCTCTTCTTCCTCCTCCTCGGCGTCGAACGCGAGCTACACCTACAACGGTCCCGCCTCCGGGCGCGCGGCGGCCGCGATCGCGTTCGCGATGGCCCAGCGCGGCAAGCCGTACCGCTCCACCGGCACGGGCCCGGACTCGTACGACTGCTCGGGTCTGACCCAGGCGGCCTACCACGCGGCGGGCATCACCATCGGGCGGACGACCTGGGACCAGGTCAAGGACGGCACGGCGGTCTCGCAGTCCGAACTGCGCCCAGGCGACCTGGTGTTCTTCTACTCCGGCATCAGCCATGTCGGCATCTACATCGGCAACGGCCAGATCGTGCACGCACCGCACACCGGGGCGGTCGTGGAGGTCGGGCAGATGAGCTGGATGCCGTTCGCGGCGGCGCGCCGGATCGCGTAA
- a CDS encoding LLM class flavin-dependent oxidoreductase, which yields MTSTRTSSEHVSVLFPQQPHDADELRPFADLVQDGPAARLWMGQSLAVETHATFSYLAGTGYRIPVGICVALAALRHPFDAALQARSVARLMGHAPTIGYGAADPGFVSRLHGAPYAKPAAFVREYVGAVAALIDGGVPTAGTHFRIAQPLPPMEAPAVEVGAGVLRPGMAKAAGRTASAAITWMTPPGYVRDVLVPALDAGADGTRPRPRVVTVVHAAVARPGRNPMLLAQHSAGNHLRAPHYTDMLRRAGLDVDAADPVSGARELVDEGVYLYGKPGDITAGLRAYFDAGVDEVILNPMGVSAVHGPEAGLEDLRDILAEVG from the coding sequence GTGACCAGCACCCGCACCAGCAGCGAACACGTCTCCGTGCTCTTCCCCCAACAACCGCACGACGCCGACGAGTTGCGACCCTTCGCCGATCTCGTCCAGGACGGCCCCGCGGCCCGGCTGTGGATGGGCCAGTCGCTGGCCGTCGAGACGCACGCCACGTTCTCGTACCTCGCCGGGACCGGCTACCGCATCCCCGTCGGTATCTGCGTGGCCCTCGCCGCGCTCCGGCACCCCTTCGACGCGGCCCTCCAGGCGCGTTCCGTGGCCCGGCTGATGGGCCACGCCCCGACCATCGGCTACGGCGCCGCAGACCCCGGCTTCGTCTCCCGGCTGCACGGCGCGCCCTACGCCAAGCCCGCCGCGTTCGTGCGGGAGTACGTCGGAGCCGTCGCCGCGCTGATCGACGGTGGCGTCCCGACGGCCGGGACCCACTTCCGCATCGCCCAGCCGCTGCCCCCGATGGAGGCGCCCGCCGTCGAGGTCGGCGCGGGCGTGCTGCGGCCGGGCATGGCGAAGGCGGCCGGTCGTACCGCGAGCGCGGCGATCACCTGGATGACCCCGCCCGGTTACGTACGCGACGTGCTCGTGCCCGCGCTCGACGCGGGCGCGGACGGCACCCGGCCCCGGCCCCGCGTCGTGACCGTCGTGCACGCCGCCGTGGCCCGCCCGGGCCGCAACCCGATGCTGCTGGCCCAGCACAGCGCGGGCAACCACCTGCGCGCCCCGCACTACACCGACATGCTGCGCCGCGCGGGCCTCGACGTGGACGCGGCCGACCCGGTGTCCGGCGCCCGTGAACTGGTCGACGAGGGCGTGTACTTGTACGGCAAGCCCGGCGACATCACCGCGGGTCTGCGCGCGTACTTCGACGCGGGTGTGGACGAGGTGATCCTCAACCCGATGGGCGTCAGCGCGGTGCACGGCCCGGAGGCGGGCCTCGAAGACCTCCGCGACATCCTCGCCGAGGTCGGCTGA
- a CDS encoding C40 family peptidase encodes MASHSRRPASRRASRTTARAALTLVLASAASLMWGETAHADPGASVAGTKARVDALYRQAEQATEDYDGAKQQSHAAGAAVAALQDELARKTARLNSTRDAIGSIAAAQYRSGSLDPGLQLALSSSPDSYLEKAGMLNQLGGRQTATLARLAAQRQDIELTRARADAKLAALRTARTRLAERKQTVRTKLHEAQELLDRLTAPQRASVDASEGAGPAARTTATRSHLRLPVVDVPAPSARAAQAVAFAYRALGSPYVWGATGPGAFDCSGLTQAAWRSAGVSLPRTTYTQINAGTRVAQSQLRPGDLVFFYSGVSHVGLYIGNGQMIHAPHPGAAVRIAPISEMPFAGATRPS; translated from the coding sequence ATGGCCTCACACAGTCGCCGTCCCGCTTCGCGCAGGGCCTCCCGTACGACCGCCCGCGCGGCGCTCACCCTCGTCCTCGCGTCGGCCGCCTCCCTGATGTGGGGCGAGACCGCGCACGCCGATCCAGGGGCCTCGGTGGCCGGGACCAAGGCGAGGGTCGATGCCCTGTACCGGCAGGCCGAGCAGGCGACGGAGGACTACGACGGCGCGAAGCAGCAGTCGCACGCGGCCGGTGCGGCGGTGGCCGCGCTCCAGGACGAGCTGGCCCGCAAGACCGCGCGGCTCAACTCGACGCGGGACGCCATCGGTTCGATCGCCGCGGCGCAGTACCGCTCGGGATCCCTGGACCCCGGGCTCCAGTTGGCGCTGAGTTCATCGCCCGACAGCTATCTGGAGAAGGCCGGGATGCTCAACCAGCTCGGGGGCCGACAGACCGCGACTCTGGCCCGACTGGCCGCGCAGCGCCAGGACATCGAGCTGACCCGCGCCCGGGCCGACGCCAAACTGGCCGCGCTGCGGACCGCGCGGACCCGGCTCGCGGAGCGGAAGCAGACCGTGCGGACCAAGCTGCACGAGGCGCAGGAACTCCTCGACAGGCTCACCGCCCCGCAGCGCGCCTCGGTCGACGCGTCCGAGGGTGCCGGCCCCGCCGCGCGGACCACCGCCACCCGTTCGCACCTCCGCCTGCCGGTCGTCGACGTCCCGGCGCCCTCCGCCCGCGCCGCCCAGGCCGTGGCGTTCGCCTACCGCGCGCTCGGCAGCCCGTACGTGTGGGGCGCGACCGGCCCCGGCGCGTTCGACTGTTCGGGCCTGACGCAGGCCGCCTGGCGGTCGGCGGGGGTCTCGCTGCCGCGTACCACCTACACCCAGATCAACGCCGGGACCCGGGTCGCGCAGTCGCAACTGCGCCCGGGCGACCTGGTGTTCTTCTACTCCGGGGTCTCGCACGTCGGCCTCTACATCGGCAACGGCCAGATGATCCACGCCCCGCACCCGGGCGCGGCGGTCCGGATCGCGCCGATCTCGGAGATGCCCTTCGCGGGTGCGACCCGGCCCTCGTAG
- a CDS encoding C40 family peptidase — MATHRKARTALLSSPGPRAAVGLTTAALATVTLLTESANAAPAKPAQPSISEVKAKVDSLMHQAEVATEHYNGAKEQTDQQNTKVNKLLAQAARKTQQLNDSRRLLGQYAAAQYRAGGDDSAGRYLLAADPESLADQAHLTDVLGRRQKQAVESYRVQQAAATQQRIEAAQSLATLTTQQAGLRTAKKDVQTKLGAAQHLLNTLTAQEKARLAALQAEQEAEARVKAAALAAKEKAARQAAAARAEDAPVPAANSSVADQAIAFARNQLGKPYVWGATGPDSFDCSGLTQAAYKAAGIELPRTTYDQVDVGTRVSESDLRPGDLIFFYSDVSHVGLYIGDGQMIHAPHTGTVVKIAPITEMPFYAAARPY, encoded by the coding sequence ATGGCGACACACCGTAAGGCCCGTACCGCGCTACTCAGCTCCCCCGGCCCGCGCGCGGCCGTGGGGCTCACCACAGCCGCCCTGGCCACCGTGACCCTGCTCACCGAGAGCGCGAACGCCGCGCCCGCCAAGCCCGCGCAGCCGTCGATATCCGAGGTGAAGGCGAAGGTCGACTCGCTGATGCACCAGGCCGAGGTCGCCACCGAGCACTACAACGGCGCCAAGGAGCAGACCGACCAGCAGAACACGAAGGTCAACAAGCTGCTGGCGCAGGCCGCGCGGAAGACACAGCAGCTGAACGACTCCCGGCGGTTGCTGGGCCAGTACGCGGCCGCGCAGTACCGGGCCGGCGGCGACGACTCGGCCGGGCGCTATCTGCTCGCCGCCGACCCGGAGAGCCTGGCCGACCAGGCCCATCTGACCGATGTGCTCGGCCGGCGGCAGAAGCAGGCCGTGGAGTCCTACCGGGTGCAGCAGGCCGCGGCCACTCAGCAGCGGATCGAGGCGGCGCAGAGCCTGGCGACCCTCACCACGCAGCAGGCCGGACTGCGGACGGCCAAGAAGGACGTACAGACCAAGCTGGGCGCGGCGCAGCACCTGCTCAACACGCTGACCGCGCAGGAGAAGGCGCGGCTGGCGGCGCTACAGGCCGAGCAGGAGGCCGAAGCGCGGGTGAAGGCGGCCGCGCTGGCGGCGAAGGAGAAGGCCGCGCGGCAGGCCGCGGCCGCCAGGGCCGAGGACGCCCCCGTGCCGGCCGCCAACTCCTCGGTCGCCGACCAGGCCATCGCCTTCGCGCGCAACCAGCTCGGGAAGCCGTATGTGTGGGGCGCGACCGGGCCGGACTCGTTCGACTGCTCGGGCCTTACCCAGGCGGCGTACAAGGCGGCCGGGATCGAGCTGCCGCGGACCACGTACGACCAGGTGGACGTCGGCACCCGGGTGTCGGAGTCGGACCTCCGGCCGGGCGATCTGATCTTCTTCTACAGCGACGTCAGCCATGTCGGGCTCTACATCGGCGACGGCCAGATGATCCACGCCCCGCACACCGGCACGGTGGTCAAAATCGCCCCGATCACCGAAATGCCGTTCTATGCGGCGGCGCGCCCGTATTGA
- a CDS encoding LuxR C-terminal-related transcriptional regulator: protein MSDEMDLDQETLAVYRAVLLHHETDPEALAKLMDLSQDRVTAAVRRLTELSLLAPSWEEPGRLRAVRPDVGLGVLLQREQRELAERQRRIEQSRAALASLAAEYTAQGRAGALEESEEVVGIDEIRARLESLAAACSRESVAFHPDTALTEESIEAGRPLNERALERGVRFRTLYLDSIAKDRTTREYATWMADRGSEIRTSPTLPMRLLIVDGTTAVVAGLPSRDQPTALILHSAPVVQAMLALFEAYWERATPLGRPAARLASGLTPQERQLLQLLAAGATDDVVSRALGIGVRTERRIVAELMDRLKASSRFEAGVKAARLDWV, encoded by the coding sequence TTGTCGGACGAGATGGATCTGGATCAGGAGACGCTCGCCGTCTACCGGGCCGTACTTCTGCACCACGAGACCGACCCCGAAGCTCTCGCCAAACTCATGGACTTATCGCAGGACCGGGTGACGGCGGCGGTCCGGCGATTGACCGAACTGTCGCTGCTCGCGCCCTCCTGGGAGGAGCCCGGCCGGCTGCGGGCGGTCAGACCCGATGTCGGCCTCGGTGTCCTGCTCCAGCGTGAGCAGCGCGAACTCGCCGAACGCCAGCGGCGGATCGAGCAGAGCAGGGCCGCACTCGCCTCGCTCGCCGCCGAGTACACCGCGCAGGGCCGGGCGGGTGCGCTGGAGGAGTCCGAGGAAGTCGTGGGAATCGACGAGATCCGGGCCCGGCTGGAATCGTTGGCCGCCGCATGCAGCCGCGAATCGGTCGCTTTTCATCCTGACACCGCTCTCACGGAGGAATCGATAGAAGCCGGCCGCCCGCTCAATGAGCGGGCGCTGGAACGGGGAGTGCGCTTTCGTACCCTCTATCTCGACAGCATCGCCAAGGACCGCACGACGCGTGAGTACGCGACATGGATGGCCGATCGCGGCAGTGAAATCCGTACGTCGCCGACGCTGCCGATGCGGCTGCTGATCGTGGACGGCACCACCGCGGTGGTGGCCGGTCTGCCGAGCCGGGACCAGCCGACCGCCCTGATCCTGCACAGCGCGCCCGTCGTACAGGCGATGCTCGCGCTGTTCGAGGCGTACTGGGAGCGGGCCACCCCGCTGGGCCGGCCGGCCGCGCGGCTCGCCAGCGGACTCACCCCGCAGGAAAGACAGTTGCTGCAACTGCTGGCGGCGGGGGCGACCGACGACGTGGTGTCGCGGGCGCTGGGCATCGGGGTGCGGACCGAGCGGCGGATCGTGGCCGAGCTGATGGACCGGCTCAAGGCGTCCAGCCGGTTCGAGGCCGGGGTGAAGGCCGCGCGGCTCGACTGGGTCTGA